Below is a window of Paremcibacter congregatus DNA.
AAATTTCGAAATTTAAGCTTGGACAGGATTGATCATGCGATCCTGAAAATACTGCAGAAGGAAGGCCGGATCAGCAATAATGACCTGGCCGACCGCATCGGGCTGTCGGCGTCGGCCTGCCTGCGGCGGGTCAAGGCGCTGGAAAACAATGATGTCATTGATCGTTATGTTGCGATCGTGCCCCAGACTGCCGCCGAGCTCCCCGATAATGTTTTCGTCCAGATCACGGTCGAGAAACAAACCAAGGAAAAGCTGGCCGAGTTTGAAAGAAGTGTCAAGAACTGCCCCCAGATCATGGAATGTTACCTGATGTCCGGGGATGCGGATTATCTGCTGCGGGTGATCGTGTCGGATGCGTCGGATTACGAGCGACTGCATATGGACGTTCTGACGGCCCTGCCCGGCGTTTCACAGATCAAATCAAACTTTTCTTTACGCACGGTCACCAAGAAAACCTCCATACCGTTCAAATGAAGTTAAAAATTTAATCATTTATTCAGCATCCCCGCTTAAGATGCCCTCAAAGCAGCTAAAATAGGGAA
It encodes the following:
- a CDS encoding Lrp/AsnC family transcriptional regulator, translating into MRDKFRNLSLDRIDHAILKILQKEGRISNNDLADRIGLSASACLRRVKALENNDVIDRYVAIVPQTAAELPDNVFVQITVEKQTKEKLAEFERSVKNCPQIMECYLMSGDADYLLRVIVSDASDYERLHMDVLTALPGVSQIKSNFSLRTVTKKTSIPFK